Sequence from the Populus nigra chromosome 17, ddPopNigr1.1, whole genome shotgun sequence genome:
ataagagaagagagaaaagactCAGATTCGACAAAGGGAGAAAAAAGTCAATTGAAGTCGAGAatggagagaagaaaataagGATGAGAAAATAAGAGTGTAGAAAATATAGGTAAACACTTGcgtctctatatatatatataaaaaaaaaaagcaagatcaagagtgctttttttttttttgacatgccTATGATTTTACTATTGTATAAGAAgatatattttaacactaatAATCTTGATTCTTTTATATCTAATGTTGTTATATCTTTGTTACAAGATTTTGAGGATGatataaaacaatcaaattcaGAATTGAGCTTAATTTGTCCTACTGCACAACTTTACGTCAACAATCATATTTTGTTATTCGATTGTTGGATCAAGCTGAAAGTTTGCCAGAAGTTTTCAGAGatcttttttcttatcttgagttaaaatttcaaaacaatcagGGCTTGGTAAAGCTTTCTGATAAAAGGTATAAATTGTTGTCTagattttattatgtatttccTGATGAGATCCATAGTGGTTTACCATTGATAAAAGGTGCAGTCAATAATACCATGGTAAAGTATAGACGTTCTATCTTTAGACTTGATAATATTCTTAAAGAGTTGCATGGATCTTGTGTATTTAATAAGATTGATTTGCAAATTGATTATCATCAAATTAAGATGAAAGAAAGGGATagagagaaaaataactttaaaactaAATGTGGATTGTTTGAATGTTTAGTCATGTTGTTTAGTCTTATTATTGCACATAGTAATTTAAtgagattgataaaaaaatcattatttaccatttaaaatagtttattgTTTAACTCTACTAGATTTGACTTTTTTACTTGTTGATGAAACGGTTAGACttgatagtaataaaaaaaacacagttgTTGAAAGCATTGTTTAAGAAGGTACgacaacacattaaaaaaaaaaagagaagtatGCATTATAAgcaaataaaagacaaaaaatgattgttttttaaccaGAAGATTAAGTTTGGGTGTATACACATAAATAAAGATTTCATGGACatagaaaatcaaagttgatgCTTAGAGGAGATGATTCATTCAGATTCCTTGAAGGATTCAATGCCTACAAAATGGATCTACAAGATAAGTATAATGTTAATGCTatattcaaagtttttttttttttttttatctttctttgtttaatgTAAGTGATGATTCGAGGTTGAGTCCTTTTGATGAGAGAAGGGATGATATGATCCTAGatacaatatcaaaaaattcatTAGGAATGTCCATTGAGTCTATTCTAAAGCATAAAACAAAGTAGATTTAAGAAGAGTTCAATGGGCTAAGTCAAGAGGCTTGAGTTAAAAAGGTTcaaatttgttaatttgaacCTGTGTCTACCTTTCGAGTCATAAATGGAGTTACATGAGTTGTTTTGATGCGATTTTGATTGGGTTGGAAATTAAGCATCCTTATCTTTCCAATAATAAATGTTAAGCCTGCTAATTCATACGGACAATAGAGAATGACATGTTCGAAGTTGGGTTTAAAATCTACCAACAAAGTGcaagaataggaaaaaaaaaaaaacattgtttcctTAAAAGTTATGGATTTCATTCACTATAAGGAGTCATTAATGTTATTGAGAacttatatgatattatttggCATGTTTTACAAGGATTtcatatcaaacaaaaaaaattaaatggttaaaaattaattcttattttataagacatcatgtttttatttagtaGTGAATCATTCAACAATTATTTCTCTTCGGTATATTTTTCACTATTAATTGCAGCAAAGGATTACAAATAATCTtagactattattttattttattttattttattattttaaaccttattttaattattttaagcttcatttaaattaaatgcTTGTTTGGCCTATTAGTTTTAGGATTGACATATAAATTCTTATgcaaagatttttatttaaatgatgaatttttttcaaaagttacCATATATTTAATGCTTATATCATCTTTGTATGATTAAAGAGGTGTCTAGTTCTTCCTCCTCGgatcacaataattttttatattcacaaCAAAACGAAACTTTCATTATTAATCagcaataaaaaagttgaagatgCAGAggtgaaatatttttaacttgatcTGACATAGATAGTTGGAACTTGCAAAAACAGAAGCAGACAAGCACGGACAAAGTAGAAATGCAAAAAACACCCGTCAACTGAAAAGCCAGAAGGGAATGCGACAGGCATACAGTGCCCATTATTGATGATGTATAATGCGATATATAGCAGCGCAAATAATTTGATTGGCCGTCAGCGAAGACCGAGCCAACGTAACAAGCACTCTGCAAGCCTGGGATTAATTAAGGTATGCACAAGCTGACCCGGATATCcacgataattaaaaaaaaaaaaaaaagaagaagataacgTTCACTAATGTCTCTCTAGTAAGAAGCTTTTGTCATCGctctcatgtttattttttacactgGCAAGAAACTCTCATATGCATAACATTATTTGCGATCCaggaaatcaagtaaaaaaagttGATAGGAGTGGGACAACATACACTCCGTCCTGACTCCCACGAGCCTGCCCAACCAGCATGTACCATAAGAGATTTGCATAGTCGAAAAGATTATTGAGACTAACACCAAAAAATCCGATTATCATATGCAATCCCCTATCTTTCAACCAAGAACCAGCAGTGTGCTTTGAGCTCCAGAATTGAAAATCCGCAGCATAGGCTAATTTAGTTTTGGTTGCAGCGCCACATCTAAGTTGAGGTAGGAGTTAAATAGCAACCTCAAGATTCAATATGAAATCACCCAGTAAAAACATTCACAAATTACTCAGCTCTTGCTTCTCCAGAGAGAGAAGTTACATGCAAGCTTGCCTCCAAAACAGAAGCTGGTTAATGATATACAACAAGAGAAACAGGAAAGTGCAATTAGTGCATgaaattcaaggaaaacaggAGAAAGATGCCGAATATAAGAAAAGATGAGGGCTGATTTTTATACCTGTTGATCTATCATATAACAATTTGTATATGCTATCTGTTATCTGTTTCTACCATCCAACAAGAGAAGAAACTATAATTAGAAACTTAATAATGGATTAAAGAAAGCGACAAGTTTGTGAGTAAAATAGCAAAGAAAAATACGTATGAGGATGGTCATAGATAGAATTGTACATACAAGGCATATAAGATTTCATATTTTGAATCCTAGAAAAAATCACTCTTTATCCTTCTGAtagttgtatatatatattaaaaccctGGTTATACTGTAGCATCCACTAGTTCAAATGTTAcaaattctcttctttttttcttttttttttgaataggACTTGATAGCACTCGCTATTGTGACTCCTGATTTCCCTAAGCTTTCTTTAATGGCTTACAAAGTAAACAGCTACTGTTTAATCAAATGttatatgattatttatttttaatttaaacaatgCTGGAAGCAGCTACAAGCTTCATCGTCAAATTCATTTTCTCGTGCTCCAGTCTTCACCTACCTTTTAGCAAAGCCTGTTTTAGAACGTGAAAATATAGCACGTTCCAGGCATTGGCGATGATACCATTAGACAGAGCATGAAATGCTTGCTTTGAAGCTGTTTGTCGTGCTTCTAGCACTTTGCCATCAGTAAAGAACTTCAAAATAGCTTCTTCAAGCTCTAATTTTCCAGCTACCTGCATGAACAAGAACAATTTACAGGGCTATCATTTTTCATAAAGCAAtcactttcatcttcttttcatGGTACGAGGATACAGTGTAGAAGCCCTCTTTATGATCtcacaaaattattatttatttattaattaatttatgtgggTGTTGTCCTGTAATGTTCACGACTAGTAATTTTTCACACATGAAAATGGTTACAATTGGAATGACATATCAACGGAAGATATAATTTAATGCTAAACTGGCTTGGTTGAACTTGTAAAGACAAGATGAAAATCAATGAAAGTTCCTGACTAAAAGTGAGATGTTTAGTGGAGGCATAGTTATCCACACCTATCTTCTGTTGTCTCATAAAAGATCCTCTGAacctaattattatttatcacaTGCCATATTGCAGAGGCATTTCCTATCTCTTCAGAATGTAGAACAGAAACAGTCTCTCTCTCCAATCAATGTGTGATTTAAGGGGTTacggcaaaaaaataaaataaggattcTTCAAACCTGCAGAACTGATAATGGATTTAATCGTTGCATTTCCCGTAACATATGTGAGAAATGCCCAACATGATAACCTGAAAATAGTCAAACAGGAAAGCCTCTCAACAATGGTATTTTACATGATCGACTGTAACAGACAAGGCCTGACAAAAAATATCCACCGGTCAAAACAGCACAGCCAGCTGCTGCAGCTTCTGATATGTTATGGCCAGCTAATCCCGGGAAGAAGGAACCTCCTATGACAGCTATTGGAGTTAGCCTATACAAGTGTCTCAACTCACCTACAAAAGATAATTACATACGTAAATCTtcccaagaaagaaaatagaggTGGCAAATTTTGATACAGGGTCTGCCAAGCAAAAATATATTGGACATGTCCAACTCACTGTTTGCCAACCctgtaatatataatttttcaaaagcataacAATCAGTTACCAAACACTGTTTTTTACCAATTTTACTTTCATCTCATGGCGCAGCACGACACTGTACATCATAACAACCAAAGCACAACAAAGTAATACCAAACAAGGCCTTAAACCAATCAGTTTCCTCATTTGATCCCTAACCAGCAGCACCCTAACCTCTCAAAGATGTCTTGATTTGAGAAAATTCCCATCATTGCCTAGCCACACTTTACAATTTTGTATAAAGTAAGAGTAGTGCAACATCATGAACCATAAGTCTGACTTGTCTGGTAGTTGCCTAATGAGCCTTTTCATACACTGACATGCATATGGTAATTAAACAGCACCTAAAAGCTTTCACTTTATCTAGATTCCTGTTAATCTGAATTAAAAATGTTATTCTATCTCTATTTATATACATCCAGAGCCATACATAGCTTATCTTGccatttcttccttttgttttcagtcTCTATATAAATGAActcaaatacaaacaaaaacaatgcaACCCGTCATTCGTGAATGCCTGGATAGAAAAGgacttaatttattcttttaagaaaatgaaaatcttaTCTATATCATACCACTAACTATATCTCAAATTAGGAATTTTAAGGCTAAACTGTATAAACAGCCACTGAATTATGTGCCTTTTTGATTGACAcctaaattttgttttctgatTTCACGTTTAACCAATATAATGTTTTGATTGACAAACCCCTTCTGCTAGATTCCGCCTATTTTAGTCATAAAAGATATTACATAAAAGTCATGTACTTTCTTCAGTcatcaccaaaaaaaatcatccaaagTCATAAGAAATTCAAGGGTTGATTTCTAATGATATTTTGATCATGGTGTGGTACGAGATTGAATTCTTgatgggttttttattttttttaaattttttttatttttatgattcaaTAACATTACACAAGGAAAAATGGGCAACTTGTAtctatttaatgaaaaaatggaTGAAATCTATCAAAAGGAGTCTTAATAGAACACCCTATAAATCAagggttaatatatatatatatatagtggctGCCGGTCAAAAAAGGCCTCCAATCTTAGGGGCCATCCAGATTAGCCGAATGGTCTATGATAGACAAAGTTCATTGTTGAACACCTAGACACCTTAAGTTATAAGAATGTGATTGATCATGCAAAAAGAAGGATTACTTAGCTAATAATGGAATCAATAAGATGTCCCCAATTCTCAAATGTTCCATCCAAATGTAAAGGCGAGATTCTAGAAAAAGTAAACcaaaaaagtcaaaataattGCAGACCTAATGTGTCCACCACATATATGTTTCTTCCTGGTACGATCCTTTGATGTTGAGACCTCAAAGCAACATGCTGCCCTTCTTTCTGCAATTTCTGCATTCCTCGAAACCAGCAAAAGAGCTATTTTATTGCCAACGAATTTGATTAAGGCAATAAGAATTATAGAACAGTCATGACAATCAACCAAGCAAcgtatttgattttgtttgctaaaaaattctcaatgatTCACGAGTTCATTAACTATTGATATATTGctaatcctgtgaaaatttttaaactaaaatatctGTGTGGTGGATTATTATCTAAAATCAAACATTGACTACCATGGTGCCTGTTCTAATATGAAACTATTATTAAAAATCGTGCCTGTTTCTcacttattaataaaaaaaaatccattctgATCATGACACAACAGAATTTATCAGTGTGCGGAATTTGTCAACATGCACCAGTCCTATGGTAATAGGACATATAAGTTATAGTTAACTATTTCCCCCACTTAAGAGATggttatctttaaaattttgtgcAAGGCATAAATGTCTAATCTGCCTTGTGGCTTATAACATTTAAGATTATTGACTCCAATGTTACACATTAATGTATATGCACAGTTGTGACTGAAAAAAACTACCAAGAGAGTTACGGAAGGAGCACAGCCCTCTCAACATGCCCATGTGTGTGCACAAACATGTTTTAGTGAACTGAAAAAATTGcatcataaatcaaaatcatactTGTGCTATATCTTTTCCATGTTGTGGATAACGAGGTACAATAATAGTGACCAGATCAGGATACACTTGCTTGAGCACTTTGTGAACTCCTAGCATAACTGcaaatttcaacaaataaagcacacaaaataaataaataaaaccctcAAAACATAGGCATCCTTGATCACAACAAACTACAAGAAGCATACTAACTCTGGTACTTGCATAATTCAACCATAAAGCAAGAGACAATTAAGTTGTATgaaactttcaaaaaataacaGTCATCAGTGTCATAAAAAGGAGGCAAGGTACACATAAGATTGTGACAAACAAATGACCCTGGAAATGGAAAATGAATTACAAAATGCAACAGTGGTGGAATAATAGGCAATAACCTTCTTCTTCTCCCCTATGAATGGAAGAAGCCATCCATACTTTCCTGTGCCCAAGCTGTACCTTCAGATCATCAATGCTTCTGAACTCTTCCTTAGAAGCATCATATTCTACCACTGTGAAGAAGCAATGATAACTTCAGAGTAGGATAACCGCACTTTTGTCTTCACAATTTCCGgaacaaataataaagaaacagaaaaaaaaaggaacttgGATGGTAatgatttgatttcaaaatcTATCATCAGAAACCATGTATCTATCCCTTAATGTGTACTACATGTATAAGTGGGAAT
This genomic interval carries:
- the LOC133676802 gene encoding probable 3-deoxy-D-manno-octulosonic acid transferase, mitochondrial isoform X2, whose product is MGVVARKGMLVYKIYRALSYVVSPLLQLHLRWRKIRGLEHPTRLPERLGRPSLTRPPGPLLWFHAVSLGEGMAAIPVIKECVKWRPDLNILLTTTTMSAFEVIINQLPTGVLHQFSPIDTPAAMDAFLDYWNPNAIMLLESELWPNLIMASSRKGILLALLNARVSMKSFKLWSSPVLFPLISLLLSKFSLIIPLSSMQAIHFQLLQAPPFIINFAGDLKYVVEYDASKEEFRSIDDLKVQLGHRKVWMASSIHRGEEEVMLGVHKVLKQVYPDLVTIIVPRYPQHGKDIAQKLQKEGQHVALRSQHQRIVPGRNIYVVDTLGELRHLYRLTPIAVIGGSFFPGLAGHNISEAAAAGCAVLTGYHVGHFSHMLREMQRLNPLSVLQVAGKLELEEAILKFFTDGKVLEARQTASKQAFHALSNGIIANAWNVLYFHVLKQALLKDNR
- the LOC133676802 gene encoding probable 3-deoxy-D-manno-octulosonic acid transferase, mitochondrial isoform X4, coding for MGVVARKGEGMAAIPVIKECVKWRPDLNILLTTTTMSAFEVIINQLPTGVLHQFSPIDTPAAMDAFLDYWNPNAIMLLESELWPNLIMASSRKGILLALLNARVSMKSFKLWSSPVLFPLISLLLSKFSLIIPLSSMQAIHFQLLQAPPFIINFAGDLKYVVEYDASKEEFRSIDDLKVQLGHRKVWMASSIHRGEEEVMLGVHKVLKQVYPDLVTIIVPRYPQHGKDIAQKLQKEGQHVALRSQHQRIVPGRNIYVVDTLGELRHLYRLTPIAVIGGSFFPGLAGHNISEAAAAGCAVLTGYHVGHFSHMLREMQRLNPLSVLQVAGKLELEEAILKFFTDGKVLEARQTASKQAFHALSNGIIANAWNVLYFHVLKQALLKETDNR
- the LOC133676802 gene encoding probable 3-deoxy-D-manno-octulosonic acid transferase, mitochondrial isoform X3, which translates into the protein MGVVARKGMLVYKIYRALSYVVSPLLQLHLRWRKIRGLEHPTRLPERLGRPSLTRPPGPLLWFHAVSLGEGMAAIPVIKECVKWRPDLNILLTTTTMSAFEVIINQLPTGVLHQFSPIDTPAAMDAFLDYWNPNAIMLLESELWPNLIMASSRKGSSMQAIHFQLLQAPPFIINFAGDLKYVVEYDASKEEFRSIDDLKVQLGHRKVWMASSIHRGEEEVMLGVHKVLKQVYPDLVTIIVPRYPQHGKDIAQKLQKEGQHVALRSQHQRIVPGRNIYVVDTLGELRHLYRLTPIAVIGGSFFPGLAGHNISEAAAAGCAVLTGYHVGHFSHMLREMQRLNPLSVLQVAGKLELEEAILKFFTDGKVLEARQTASKQAFHALSNGIIANAWNVLYFHVLKQALLKETDNR
- the LOC133676802 gene encoding probable 3-deoxy-D-manno-octulosonic acid transferase, mitochondrial isoform X1; translated protein: MGVVARKGMLVYKIYRALSYVVSPLLQLHLRWRKIRGLEHPTRLPERLGRPSLTRPPGPLLWFHAVSLGEGMAAIPVIKECVKWRPDLNILLTTTTMSAFEVIINQLPTGVLHQFSPIDTPAAMDAFLDYWNPNAIMLLESELWPNLIMASSRKGILLALLNARVSMKSFKLWSSPVLFPLISLLLSKFSLIIPLSSMQAIHFQLLQAPPFIINFAGDLKYVVEYDASKEEFRSIDDLKVQLGHRKVWMASSIHRGEEEVMLGVHKVLKQVYPDLVTIIVPRYPQHGKDIAQKLQKEGQHVALRSQHQRIVPGRNIYVVDTLGELRHLYRLTPIAVIGGSFFPGLAGHNISEAAAAGCAVLTGYHVGHFSHMLREMQRLNPLSVLQVAGKLELEEAILKFFTDGKVLEARQTASKQAFHALSNGIIANAWNVLYFHVLKQALLKETDNR